The uncultured Desulfobulbus sp. genome window below encodes:
- a CDS encoding class I SAM-dependent methyltransferase yields the protein MMSSATVSPMVPLDWNIAWQEALKQRSYDRHDSDHWNQRAASFAQNASKSDYADHFVRLLTPQPHWSVLDVGCGAGTLAIPIAPLVRRVTAIDFSENMIALLNAHCIEHGIANIHTRVTSWEDDWSLAGIEQHDVAIASRSLVVDDLRTALSKLDSRARHRVYIASLVGDGPFDRRIFDAIGRNLNRGPDYIYVYNLLHQMGIHAEIRFVFNGGGNKVFQNIDDAFERFNWMLGSLTPEEAINLRRYFEQHLCKTRGGWTLAYKHTVRWAVIYWNKGH from the coding sequence ATGATGTCTTCAGCCACGGTGTCTCCCATGGTTCCCCTTGACTGGAATATTGCCTGGCAGGAAGCCCTGAAACAGCGCAGTTACGACCGGCACGACTCTGATCACTGGAATCAACGGGCAGCTTCCTTTGCCCAGAATGCTTCCAAAAGCGACTATGCCGATCACTTTGTCCGCCTGCTTACGCCACAACCGCACTGGAGTGTCCTTGATGTCGGCTGTGGTGCCGGGACCCTGGCCATCCCGATCGCGCCCCTGGTGCGTCGGGTGACAGCCATTGATTTTTCAGAAAACATGATTGCACTGCTCAACGCCCACTGCATAGAGCACGGCATCGCCAACATTCACACCCGTGTCACCAGCTGGGAAGACGACTGGTCCCTGGCTGGCATCGAACAACACGATGTCGCCATCGCCTCACGCTCCCTGGTGGTTGACGACCTGCGAACCGCACTGAGCAAACTCGACAGCCGGGCACGGCACCGGGTCTACATAGCCTCTTTAGTAGGAGACGGGCCCTTTGATCGCCGCATATTCGATGCCATCGGCCGCAACCTCAACCGAGGGCCGGATTACATCTACGTTTACAACCTGCTGCACCAGATGGGCATTCATGCCGAAATCCGCTTCGTCTTTAACGGCGGCGGCAACAAGGTTTTTCAGAACATCGACGACGCCTTTGAAAGATTCAACTGGATGCTCGGCTCTCTCACTCCGGAAGAAGCGATCAACCTGCGCCGTTACTTTGAACAACACCTCTGCAAAACAAGAGGCGGCTGGACACTTGCCTATAAACACACGGTCCGCTGGGCGGTCATTTACTGGAACAAGGGACATTGA
- a CDS encoding DUF364 domain-containing protein: protein MTAQRPDSINELREVAPILAEATKVLHRVHGPHLETITIERLVVGVFFVGLKLSTGEGGVAYTPPEAVKNAGRRILRGGSPTVRGMSVSSILAGELIHPFSGVIRLATLNALSVPLFAHGCYRLEGGDDLSTMDALFRGRRVCMVGAIIPLLKRLKELQPAEVTIIDRKKETEEEAQEGYGTFVPPDQTAVALKNCQTAIFTGATVANGSISELLALTPSDTAVAVVGPSAGFVPDPLFARKVALVGTSMITDIDRALDLLAEGGGGYRLFDGCVRKINLPNIPRLQQLGLVQGC, encoded by the coding sequence ATGACCGCCCAACGCCCCGACTCCATCAATGAACTCAGAGAGGTTGCCCCCATCCTGGCCGAGGCAACCAAGGTGTTGCACAGGGTTCACGGCCCCCACCTGGAGACGATCACCATTGAACGGTTGGTGGTCGGCGTCTTCTTTGTCGGCCTGAAACTCTCAACCGGCGAGGGCGGTGTTGCCTACACCCCGCCCGAAGCAGTCAAAAATGCTGGCCGCCGCATTCTCCGTGGTGGTTCGCCAACCGTGCGAGGAATGAGCGTTTCTTCCATTTTGGCTGGAGAACTGATTCACCCGTTTTCCGGCGTGATCCGCCTGGCAACGCTTAATGCGCTCTCGGTTCCCCTGTTTGCCCATGGATGCTACCGCCTGGAAGGTGGAGATGACCTCTCCACCATGGATGCACTCTTTCGCGGCCGCCGGGTCTGCATGGTGGGGGCTATCATTCCCCTGCTCAAACGGCTCAAAGAGCTGCAACCAGCCGAAGTGACCATCATCGATCGCAAAAAAGAGACTGAGGAAGAGGCCCAGGAAGGCTACGGCACCTTTGTGCCTCCAGACCAGACAGCGGTGGCTCTTAAAAATTGTCAAACCGCCATCTTCACCGGGGCAACCGTGGCCAACGGCTCGATCAGCGAGCTGTTGGCACTCACCCCCTCGGACACAGCCGTGGCGGTGGTCGGGCCCAGCGCAGGCTTTGTGCCGGATCCCCTCTTTGCCCGCAAGGTGGCTCTGGTCGGCACCTCCATGATCACCGACATTGATCGTGCCCTGGACCTGCTGGCCGAGGGCGGTGGCGGCTACCGGCTCTTTGACGGCTGCGTGCGAAAAATCAACCTGCCCAACATACCACGTCTGCAACAGCTTGGCCTGGTGCAGGGGTGTTAA
- a CDS encoding TonB-dependent receptor: MYQQYARTVLAGQLVTTIFLGNATVALAQGSETSETNTTQQLDPIVVEDSSEQRQDLKPDSPTNLYRVEASARFGTEVFSKQEIQALKPSNVFDLLDKAAGVNLIYQGRRSPYIVEERGGGTFTYIIDGAVLPPSANRILYKFPVAAIEEMQVVRGATALTLGPSIPIGASNSGAGLNTGFVIIRTKQPQKAEGTLTASAEKAEGGHPIETSESIYVGTRFGGAKEGKPASPLQGYLAGLVSNMDRPSQQSWFDGRSNTGGMASAGFSYGKFNLNLMAYKDSGTMEMQRGVAIDGSLMDQKWWYDPLETELYTSDMALQWTPNQTTLFNIFKVQYEQREHDTTFGASTTTLREFSEETSGFGLRHNARFGNTLIQAGWQMSNSQGFGPNLSSAYNRYDTTINGWSVSVEQKLFDEHLVLDAGYRQDQKHIDYSSRSSASDAANNNVDMAPAKIFALGARYRINEMFALNGRYYYGDQGTAEDFSMRSLSGDLDAERQERMELALEAELTPWFHPTLTYFDIDTANAKSASNTTYTVGGETYYYYNQSDERRRGLELMIKGRILENTSYSFSWTRMLDAETTQNGITSDAIGLSTPENMFGLTLSHTWHPYRFNLSIKQVDQWTQTSSPKGTYNVDGIGDYTRIDANIQRDFLLGDTLLTATLFGRNLGDEHYSTRYVTGYYPDRGRTIGLELAWAF, from the coding sequence ATGTACCAGCAGTATGCACGCACAGTCCTGGCCGGACAACTGGTCACGACCATTTTTCTGGGGAACGCAACCGTGGCCTTGGCCCAGGGGAGCGAAACCTCAGAAACGAACACCACGCAACAGCTTGACCCCATTGTTGTCGAGGACAGCAGTGAGCAGCGGCAGGATCTCAAGCCCGACAGCCCAACCAACCTCTACCGGGTCGAGGCCAGCGCACGTTTTGGCACCGAAGTTTTTAGCAAACAGGAGATTCAGGCACTCAAACCAAGCAATGTATTCGACCTGCTCGACAAGGCGGCAGGCGTCAACCTGATCTACCAGGGCCGACGCAGCCCCTACATCGTTGAAGAGCGAGGCGGAGGTACCTTTACCTATATTATTGATGGCGCGGTGCTGCCCCCTTCAGCCAATCGCATCCTCTACAAATTTCCGGTGGCTGCCATTGAAGAGATGCAGGTGGTCCGAGGGGCTACAGCCCTGACTTTAGGACCATCGATTCCCATTGGCGCCTCGAATTCAGGGGCTGGGCTCAACACTGGTTTTGTCATCATCCGTACCAAACAACCGCAAAAGGCAGAGGGAACACTCACCGCATCTGCGGAAAAGGCAGAAGGCGGACATCCCATCGAAACCAGCGAAAGCATCTATGTGGGCACCCGATTTGGCGGGGCGAAAGAAGGAAAACCCGCATCCCCTCTTCAGGGCTACCTCGCCGGCCTGGTGAGCAATATGGATCGTCCCAGTCAACAGAGTTGGTTTGATGGCCGCTCCAATACCGGTGGGATGGCCAGTGCAGGCTTTAGCTACGGCAAATTCAACCTTAACCTGATGGCCTATAAAGACTCCGGCACCATGGAGATGCAGCGTGGCGTAGCCATCGATGGCAGCCTGATGGATCAAAAATGGTGGTATGACCCGCTTGAGACCGAGCTCTACACCAGTGACATGGCCCTGCAGTGGACGCCCAACCAGACCACCCTGTTCAATATCTTTAAGGTGCAATACGAGCAGCGCGAGCACGATACAACCTTTGGCGCCAGCACCACCACACTGCGCGAGTTCAGCGAAGAGACCTCAGGCTTTGGCCTGCGTCACAACGCCCGCTTTGGCAACACCCTCATCCAGGCCGGCTGGCAGATGTCCAATTCCCAGGGATTTGGCCCCAACTTAAGCAGCGCCTATAACCGCTACGATACCACCATTAATGGCTGGTCGGTCTCGGTGGAGCAAAAACTCTTTGACGAACACCTCGTGCTTGATGCCGGCTATCGCCAGGACCAGAAACATATCGACTATTCCAGCAGATCTTCAGCAAGTGACGCCGCCAACAACAACGTCGATATGGCCCCGGCAAAAATATTTGCGCTGGGGGCACGCTACCGGATTAACGAGATGTTCGCCCTCAATGGCCGCTATTACTACGGAGACCAGGGAACAGCCGAAGATTTTTCCATGCGCTCACTCAGCGGTGATCTCGATGCCGAGCGCCAGGAGCGTATGGAGCTTGCGCTTGAAGCTGAGCTCACCCCCTGGTTTCACCCGACGCTTACCTATTTCGACATTGATACCGCAAATGCTAAGTCGGCCAGCAACACCACCTACACCGTCGGCGGTGAGACCTATTACTACTACAATCAGTCCGATGAGCGCAGACGCGGCCTGGAGTTGATGATCAAGGGGAGGATTTTAGAAAACACCAGTTACAGCTTCAGTTGGACCCGAATGCTCGATGCCGAGACCACCCAAAACGGCATCACCAGTGATGCCATCGGTCTCTCCACTCCGGAAAACATGTTTGGCCTCACCCTGAGCCACACCTGGCACCCCTACCGGTTCAACCTTTCTATCAAACAGGTGGATCAGTGGACCCAAACCTCCAGCCCCAAGGGGACCTATAACGTGGACGGTATCGGCGACTACACCCGCATCGATGCCAACATTCAGCGCGACTTTCTCCTGGGTGACACCCTGCTCACCGCCACCCTCTTTGGTCGCAACCTGGGCGACGAGCATTACTCCACCCGCTATGTCACCGGCTACTACCCGGACCGGGGACGAACAATTGGATTGGAGTTAGCCTGGGCCTTTTAA
- a CDS encoding iron ABC transporter permease — translation MKHLFLPLLALLLISAVLLSLSLGKYQLPLGDICSFLLWKITGHGTLSPEQQGLLTNILFDIRLPRILAALLIGSALSVSGTAFQALFINPLVSPGLLGVLAGASFGAALGMICSQSWLVVQCSTLVFGFCAVGVAVAIARIFQASSIIMLVLGGIISGAFFTASLSIIKYTADPANQLPAIVYWLMGNLAAVDGRTIAVIGLPMLAGIFILIVNGERLNVMSMGEEEARALGVHVGRVRLTVIFLATLISALTVVIGGIIGWVGLIIPHICRMLVGPDNRLLLPAAALTGALYLLLVDNVSRLAFSFEIPTGIVTSLIGIPFFVLVLKNAQRGWK, via the coding sequence ATGAAACACCTGTTCCTGCCTCTTTTAGCCCTGCTGCTGATCTCTGCGGTCCTGCTCTCGCTCTCCCTGGGGAAATATCAGCTGCCGCTTGGGGATATCTGCTCCTTTCTACTGTGGAAAATTACAGGGCATGGCACCTTAAGTCCGGAGCAACAGGGGCTGCTGACCAATATCCTTTTTGATATTCGCCTGCCGCGTATTCTCGCAGCCCTGCTCATTGGTTCGGCCCTTTCGGTTTCCGGCACCGCCTTTCAGGCGCTCTTTATCAATCCACTGGTTTCGCCCGGTCTTTTAGGCGTGCTTGCCGGAGCCTCCTTTGGGGCTGCCCTGGGCATGATCTGTTCCCAGAGCTGGCTGGTGGTCCAATGCTCCACCCTCGTTTTTGGCTTCTGCGCAGTGGGCGTGGCGGTGGCCATCGCCCGCATCTTTCAGGCAAGCTCAATCATCATGCTGGTGCTGGGCGGCATTATCAGCGGCGCCTTTTTCACCGCCTCACTCTCCATTATCAAATACACAGCCGACCCGGCCAATCAGCTGCCCGCCATTGTCTACTGGCTCATGGGCAATCTCGCCGCTGTCGATGGCCGGACCATCGCCGTCATTGGCCTGCCCATGCTGGCAGGCATCTTTATACTCATCGTCAACGGGGAACGGCTCAACGTCATGAGCATGGGAGAGGAGGAAGCTCGGGCTTTGGGCGTCCATGTGGGGCGGGTCCGGCTGACGGTCATCTTTCTGGCGACCCTGATCAGTGCGCTCACCGTGGTGATCGGCGGCATCATCGGCTGGGTGGGGCTGATTATTCCCCACATCTGTCGCATGCTGGTTGGCCCGGATAATCGCTTGCTGCTGCCAGCGGCGGCTCTGACCGGTGCGCTCTACCTCTTGCTGGTGGACAATGTCTCCCGGCTGGCTTTCTCCTTTGAGATTCCCACCGGCATTGTCACCTCGCTCATCGGCATTCCTTTCTTTGTTCTTGTTCTTAAAAACGCGCAACGGGGGTGGAAATGA
- a CDS encoding ABC transporter ATP-binding protein — MTNLLAAQHLSFSYGSRRIFDDVNLHFHAGEVVSLLGPNGSGKTTLLKTLLGLLQPENGAVLFEGRPLEAYNRSELAKRIAYVPQVHREAFAYRVEDVVLMGRMPYHSLFSTYSREDREIAEKAMDRLHIGQLKDRAYTEISGGERQLTMIARSIAQGAEVFIMDEPVNGLDYGNQMRLLADINQLAQEGLTFIMTTHFPDHALMTADRVILFNHGRIVDDGLPQTVINRDSLRELYRIEVNVAAIPGASGMGRVCIPAWAM, encoded by the coding sequence ATGACAAATCTACTTGCAGCCCAACACCTTTCCTTTTCCTACGGCAGTCGTCGCATCTTTGATGACGTTAACCTGCATTTTCACGCCGGAGAAGTGGTCTCCCTGCTTGGCCCCAACGGCAGTGGCAAGACAACCCTGCTCAAGACCCTGCTGGGACTCCTGCAACCGGAAAATGGAGCAGTGCTCTTTGAAGGTCGTCCCCTTGAAGCCTATAACCGCAGTGAGCTGGCCAAACGGATCGCCTATGTGCCCCAGGTCCATCGTGAGGCCTTTGCCTACCGGGTGGAAGACGTGGTCCTCATGGGCCGCATGCCCTACCACAGCCTCTTTTCCACCTACTCACGAGAGGACCGGGAAATTGCCGAAAAGGCCATGGATCGGCTTCATATTGGTCAGCTCAAAGACCGCGCCTACACCGAAATCAGCGGTGGCGAGCGTCAGCTCACCATGATCGCCCGCTCCATTGCCCAGGGGGCGGAGGTTTTTATCATGGATGAGCCGGTCAATGGCCTAGATTACGGCAACCAGATGCGGCTCTTAGCTGATATCAATCAACTGGCCCAGGAAGGGTTGACCTTCATCATGACCACCCATTTTCCTGACCATGCGCTCATGACGGCCGATCGAGTTATTTTATTTAACCACGGCAGGATCGTTGACGACGGCCTGCCACAAACTGTGATTAACCGAGACAGTTTGCGCGAGTTGTACCGGATTGAGGTCAATGTGGCGGCTATTCCCGGAGCAAGCGGCATGGGCCGGGTTTGCATCCCAGCCTGGGCCATGTGA
- a CDS encoding ABC transporter substrate-binding protein, with product MMLFFPLIRFSLSLLCALLFVSTLHAREITDMSGRQLSIADTITKVVAVSPPATYLVYAIDPSLLAGLNFPLWASEKKYTVPGYRKLPVIGGVAGQGRAMNREMLFKVHPDLILHWSWRDDATNNKFLTSMEKLPFPLVQINMETIEDYPAALAYCGELLDRRERGQLLASYAQKVINEAKGIAAAMGEKNRVRVYYAEGTDGLSTERSQSFHAELIPLAGGINVHQGTALDHYGMEKISMEQLLLYDPEVILVKEKSFFDHIFTDPRWQNLRAVKEHRVYLIPFEPFNWFDRPPSFMRVLGIKWLLNLLHPELYPVDMIAATQEFYSLFLGITLTPAQAKEVLQP from the coding sequence ATGATGCTTTTTTTCCCCCTCATCCGCTTCAGCCTTTCCCTGCTCTGTGCACTCCTTTTTGTCTCGACGCTCCATGCCCGCGAGATAACCGACATGTCCGGGCGTCAGCTCAGCATTGCCGACACCATCACCAAGGTGGTGGCGGTGTCGCCGCCCGCGACCTACCTTGTCTATGCCATTGACCCGAGCCTGCTGGCCGGGCTCAACTTCCCGCTCTGGGCCAGCGAGAAAAAATACACCGTCCCCGGTTACCGCAAACTGCCGGTAATCGGTGGGGTGGCCGGTCAGGGCAGGGCCATGAACCGGGAGATGCTCTTCAAGGTTCACCCGGATCTGATCCTCCACTGGAGCTGGCGCGACGATGCCACCAACAATAAATTCCTGACCTCCATGGAGAAACTGCCCTTTCCTCTGGTACAGATCAACATGGAAACCATTGAAGACTACCCCGCCGCCCTGGCCTATTGCGGAGAACTGCTGGACCGTAGAGAGCGGGGCCAGTTGCTAGCGAGCTACGCGCAGAAAGTGATTAACGAGGCCAAGGGAATCGCGGCCGCCATGGGCGAGAAAAACCGGGTCCGTGTCTACTACGCCGAAGGCACCGATGGCCTCAGCACCGAACGCTCCCAATCTTTCCATGCCGAGCTCATTCCCCTGGCTGGAGGCATCAATGTCCATCAGGGAACAGCCCTCGATCATTACGGTATGGAGAAAATCTCCATGGAACAACTGCTGCTCTATGATCCCGAAGTTATCCTGGTGAAAGAGAAGAGTTTCTTTGACCACATTTTCACCGATCCCCGTTGGCAGAACCTGCGGGCAGTTAAAGAGCATCGCGTCTACCTCATTCCCTTTGAGCCCTTTAACTGGTTTGATCGCCCGCCCTCCTTCATGCGGGTGCTGGGCATCAAATGGCTGCTTAACCTCCTGCACCCGGAGCTGTACCCGGTGGATATGATCGCTGCAACCCAGGAATTCTACTCTCTCTTTCTGGGAATTACGCTGACACCTGCCCAGGCAAAGGAAGTGCTCCAGCCATGA
- a CDS encoding class I SAM-dependent methyltransferase produces the protein MQPKNIPLYNEVALGVNAPVYAYYARRIVEETGITRGRCLDIGCGGGYLGLALAQITALDFVFCDQSDEMLTCAEENISQFACAQRAEVINGPVQRIPLDDQAVDLVISRGSIPFWEDLPTAFGEIFRVLRPGGQAYIGGGLGDPNTREHIKKLRRKTYPNWQEKQRPPHHSNQHYEEGLTHAGIHPFSVTRSDEGLWIRFSKERQ, from the coding sequence ATGCAACCCAAAAACATTCCCCTCTATAACGAGGTGGCCCTCGGCGTCAATGCCCCCGTTTACGCCTACTACGCCCGGCGTATCGTCGAAGAAACCGGCATCACCAGGGGGCGTTGCCTGGATATTGGCTGTGGTGGTGGCTACCTGGGGTTGGCCCTGGCCCAGATCACCGCACTGGATTTTGTTTTTTGTGATCAGTCAGACGAAATGCTGACCTGTGCCGAGGAAAATATCAGCCAGTTTGCCTGCGCACAAAGAGCCGAGGTTATCAACGGACCGGTGCAGCGAATTCCCCTGGATGATCAGGCCGTTGATCTGGTCATCAGTCGTGGTTCCATCCCCTTCTGGGAGGATCTCCCCACAGCCTTTGGAGAGATTTTTCGCGTACTGCGGCCCGGTGGCCAGGCCTATATCGGCGGCGGTCTGGGTGATCCGAATACGCGGGAGCACATCAAAAAACTGCGGAGAAAGACCTATCCCAACTGGCAGGAAAAACAGCGTCCCCCGCACCACAGCAACCAACATTACGAAGAGGGACTCACCCACGCCGGCATTCATCCTTTCTCGGTGACTCGCAGTGATGAGGGACTCTGGATTCGTTTTAGCAAGGAGAGACAATGA
- a CDS encoding class I SAM-dependent methyltransferase, protein MKINAEQFDTIARTVFAPVYPVIADQIIVHTGITRGDCLDLGCGSGYLGAAVARKTELNMIFFDQSPAMLNLCARTIDENGLRGRAGLLPGDIGSIALPDDSVDLIISRGSIFFWEDLEQAFREIHRVLAPGGKTFIGGGFGNALLKKSIRAQMAQRNQGQDQFGQKMRSNLGPEMRRHFEQNLHAAGIDNATIIQDSDIGLWIMMEKPGVQPRDETAVLCSA, encoded by the coding sequence ATGAAGATTAATGCAGAGCAGTTTGACACCATAGCCCGTACCGTCTTTGCCCCGGTCTATCCGGTCATTGCTGACCAGATCATTGTCCACACCGGCATCACCCGAGGGGACTGCCTGGATCTGGGCTGCGGCTCAGGTTACCTCGGGGCTGCTGTCGCCCGAAAAACCGAGCTGAACATGATCTTTTTTGACCAGTCACCTGCAATGCTCAACCTCTGCGCACGTACCATCGATGAAAACGGATTGCGGGGTCGGGCCGGACTGCTGCCGGGCGATATTGGCTCCATCGCCTTGCCGGACGACTCCGTGGATCTCATCATCAGTCGAGGTTCCATCTTTTTCTGGGAAGATCTGGAGCAGGCTTTCCGTGAAATTCACCGAGTCCTCGCCCCGGGCGGCAAAACCTTTATCGGGGGAGGCTTTGGCAACGCGCTGCTCAAAAAGTCCATTCGTGCCCAGATGGCCCAGCGGAATCAGGGACAAGATCAGTTTGGTCAAAAAATGCGCAGCAACCTGGGACCGGAAATGCGCCGTCACTTTGAACAAAACCTGCACGCAGCAGGCATCGACAACGCCACCATTATTCAGGACAGCGACATTGGCCTGTGGATCATGATGGAAAAACCAGGAGTACAGCCCAGGGATGAGACTGCAGTACTCTGCTCAGCCTAG
- a CDS encoding TonB-dependent receptor gives MTMQQLFNKRTFSLSACTLLAMYGIASAETAQTDEPINNVFTLGQITISDIEEGNNPIGYDSLSKEELVDFNRDSLPEALNLVPGVAMTTGSGNRNESTLALRGFNRYQVPLTMDGIRLYLPADNRIDFDRFLTPDLSKIQISKGYVSVLNGPDGMGGAINLVTRKPVKEFEGEFRDTITLGNDGKYSGNMVYGNIGGRYEKFYYQASLEQRDVDHWRLSDDFDSTLAEDGGNRDHTDKKDWRTNLKVGFTPNTTDEYSLNLMHQAGEKHGIGAVTGTSTISLWDWPTWDVTSIYWLGHTQLNATTYLNTKLYYNEFSNDLRAYTDLNLTTPRWTSYYDDNAYGGSMELGTTYFSHQTLKGALHYRRDNHTEWQTTHTSGFTEPKQDTEEEIYSLALEDTIHITPKLDLILGISQDERRTIKAEEYRNGLFNQPTKDSSATNYQGALVYRYRDQGKAHLSLSDRTRFPTMFERFSSRFGGALSNPGLDPERALNLEVGISDTLFSTLHYEINIFHNRVDDAMQSVAVAYGGSWYSQTQNVGEATFQGIEIAVSTLLTDDLELGGNYTYIDADIDNPENTDDHLTGTPQHKVFLYGKWTPTAELQIIPSIEYADQRWSTPADGSSGNVLTGDYTLVNLKIGYQLTDNWDLSITGRNLLDKNYALSDGYPEEGRNFLMTARYRF, from the coding sequence ATGACAATGCAGCAACTATTCAACAAAAGAACATTCTCTCTCAGCGCCTGCACCCTGCTGGCAATGTATGGCATTGCCTCCGCTGAAACCGCGCAAACCGACGAGCCCATCAACAATGTTTTCACCCTGGGTCAGATCACGATCAGCGACATTGAGGAGGGGAATAACCCAATCGGCTACGACAGTCTGAGCAAGGAAGAGCTTGTTGATTTCAACCGTGACAGTCTTCCCGAAGCCCTCAACCTGGTTCCCGGTGTGGCCATGACCACCGGCAGCGGGAATCGCAATGAGTCCACTCTGGCCCTGCGTGGCTTCAATCGCTACCAGGTGCCGCTGACCATGGATGGTATCCGCCTCTACCTGCCTGCTGACAACCGCATTGACTTTGACCGTTTTCTTACCCCCGACCTCTCTAAGATCCAGATCTCCAAGGGCTATGTGTCGGTGCTCAACGGTCCCGACGGTATGGGGGGAGCCATTAACCTGGTGACGCGCAAGCCGGTGAAAGAGTTTGAAGGAGAATTTCGCGACACCATCACCCTCGGCAACGATGGGAAGTACAGTGGCAACATGGTCTACGGCAATATTGGTGGCCGTTATGAAAAGTTCTATTACCAGGCCAGCCTGGAACAGCGTGATGTCGACCATTGGCGGCTTTCCGATGATTTCGACTCCACCCTGGCAGAGGATGGCGGTAACCGTGATCACACCGATAAAAAGGACTGGCGCACCAACCTCAAAGTCGGTTTTACCCCCAATACCACCGATGAGTATTCACTGAATTTGATGCACCAGGCCGGTGAAAAGCATGGCATCGGAGCGGTCACCGGCACCTCCACCATCAGTCTCTGGGACTGGCCGACCTGGGATGTGACCAGCATCTATTGGCTGGGCCACACCCAACTCAACGCCACCACCTACCTCAACACCAAGCTCTACTATAACGAGTTCAGCAACGATCTTCGGGCCTATACCGATCTCAACCTGACCACACCACGCTGGACCAGCTACTACGATGACAACGCCTATGGTGGTTCCATGGAGCTGGGCACAACCTATTTTTCCCACCAGACCCTGAAAGGCGCGCTGCATTACCGGCGCGATAACCATACCGAGTGGCAGACCACCCACACCTCGGGCTTCACGGAACCCAAACAGGATACCGAAGAAGAGATTTACTCTCTGGCCCTTGAAGACACGATTCATATCACGCCGAAGCTGGACCTTATTCTTGGCATCAGCCAGGATGAACGGCGTACCATCAAGGCCGAAGAATATCGAAACGGCCTCTTTAATCAGCCCACCAAGGACAGCTCGGCCACCAACTACCAGGGGGCGCTGGTCTACCGCTATCGCGATCAGGGCAAGGCACACCTGAGCCTCTCCGATCGCACCCGTTTCCCCACCATGTTTGAACGGTTCAGCTCACGCTTTGGTGGCGCCCTTTCCAACCCGGGCCTTGATCCGGAGCGTGCCCTCAACCTGGAGGTGGGCATCTCCGACACCCTGTTTTCCACGCTGCACTACGAGATCAACATTTTCCACAATCGGGTGGACGACGCCATGCAGTCTGTTGCCGTTGCCTATGGCGGCAGCTGGTATTCCCAGACCCAGAATGTGGGGGAAGCAACATTCCAAGGGATTGAAATCGCCGTATCGACCCTGCTCACCGATGACCTGGAGTTGGGCGGCAACTACACCTACATTGACGCCGATATCGACAATCCAGAAAATACGGATGATCACCTCACCGGCACGCCCCAACACAAAGTCTTTCTCTACGGAAAATGGACGCCCACGGCGGAACTGCAGATTATCCCCTCCATTGAGTACGCAGATCAACGCTGGTCCACCCCAGCCGACGGCAGCAGCGGCAATGTGCTGACAGGCGATTACACCCTGGTGAATCTGAAAATAGGTTATCAGCTCACCGACAACTGGGATCTTTCCATCACCGGACGGAACCTGCTGGATAAGAACTATGCGCTCTCCGATGGCTATCCGGAAGAGGGGCGTAATTTTCTCATGACCGCCCGCTACCGTTTTTAA
- a CDS encoding FmdE family protein — MDAPYFDTYERLVEQAGKFHGDICTGIRIGTRMTMAGLRCLGLTDPKGADRKKLIVFVEIDRCTTDAIMALTGCRPGKRSMKIRDYGKMAATFINIETNKAFRVVTKGIKAGDNGSGQEPDFATLPESELFTINEVEVSLQPEDLPGKPLSRIPCSRCGEIIMDGREVRTEEQVLCPPCAATRDYYRILH; from the coding sequence ATGGATGCACCCTATTTTGATACCTACGAACGGCTGGTGGAACAGGCGGGAAAATTTCATGGCGACATCTGCACCGGCATTCGTATCGGCACCCGCATGACCATGGCGGGACTGCGTTGCCTCGGCCTGACCGATCCCAAGGGGGCAGACCGAAAGAAACTCATCGTCTTTGTTGAGATCGATCGGTGCACCACCGATGCCATCATGGCGCTCACCGGTTGCCGCCCGGGCAAACGCTCCATGAAGATTCGTGACTACGGCAAGATGGCCGCCACTTTTATCAACATCGAGACCAACAAGGCCTTCCGCGTGGTCACTAAGGGCATCAAGGCAGGCGATAACGGCAGCGGTCAAGAGCCCGACTTTGCCACCCTCCCCGAATCTGAGCTTTTTACGATCAACGAGGTCGAAGTTTCCCTGCAACCTGAAGACCTGCCGGGGAAACCACTCTCGCGTATCCCCTGTTCACGCTGTGGCGAAATAATCATGGATGGCAGAGAGGTCAGGACTGAGGAGCAGGTGCTCTGCCCGCCCTGCGCCGCCACCCGTGACTACTACCGCATTCTGCACTGA